From Marinobacterium sp. LSUCC0821, a single genomic window includes:
- a CDS encoding FadR/GntR family transcriptional regulator produces the protein MQTGLTKTFRMAKSMIEHGSTAVASVTNYLHKMITDGELGPEAKIPSERALSTRLGVSRAIVREALHILSGKGIIETHHGRGSFVSCALTDKRSNSAVMNLFGHDPKAVIEILEVREQLEGQACFLAAQRATARDQHRIREAFKAMENLSPKWDASLDHDFHRRIIEASHNSVLIHTLSSLKELTLISVEASVDHFDKEEGFKHLIEKHHREIYQAVSTGQAAWARTAAMDHVRHVREALQVAFDAEMRRLNTQAKVQ, from the coding sequence GTGCAAACTGGTCTGACCAAAACCTTTCGAATGGCGAAATCTATGATCGAACATGGCTCAACAGCAGTAGCCTCTGTAACCAACTATCTACACAAGATGATTACTGATGGCGAATTAGGTCCGGAAGCGAAGATTCCATCAGAGCGCGCCCTATCAACTCGCCTTGGAGTATCTCGCGCTATTGTGCGTGAAGCACTCCATATCCTTTCCGGCAAAGGAATTATTGAGACCCACCATGGCCGCGGCTCATTCGTCTCATGTGCCCTCACCGATAAGAGATCGAACTCAGCAGTCATGAACCTTTTTGGGCATGATCCAAAGGCCGTCATAGAGATTCTTGAAGTGCGTGAACAGCTAGAAGGACAGGCCTGTTTCCTTGCAGCACAGCGTGCCACCGCCCGTGATCAGCACCGAATTCGAGAAGCGTTTAAAGCGATGGAGAATCTATCACCCAAATGGGACGCTTCACTCGACCACGATTTTCATAGGCGTATAATCGAAGCCTCACACAACTCAGTATTGATCCATACCCTCTCAAGCTTAAAAGAGCTGACTCTTATTAGTGTTGAAGCATCGGTAGACCACTTCGACAAAGAGGAAGGCTTTAAGCACCTCATTGAAAAGCACCACCGTGAGATCTACCAAGCGGTGAGTACAGGGCAAGCAGCTTGGGCGCGAACTGCAGCAATGGACCATGTCCGCCACGTTCGTGAAGCGCTTCAGGTGGCTTTTGACGCAGAGATGCGCCGTCTTAACACCCAAGCAAAGGTCCAATAA
- a CDS encoding heme-binding protein, giving the protein MMIEIKRLDISDARLLIAGAAQKANEIGVPMCIAITDESGNLVAFERMDGGKITSVTIAQDKAFTAAAARKATHEYNAACTPGSLVFGIHTSMGGRLCVVGGGYPVEIDGQVVGGIGLSSGTPMQDMECAQAGLEYWLANRGA; this is encoded by the coding sequence ATGATGATTGAGATTAAGCGTTTAGATATATCAGATGCACGTTTGTTAATTGCTGGTGCCGCTCAGAAGGCTAATGAGATCGGAGTGCCGATGTGTATAGCTATTACCGACGAGTCGGGCAACCTGGTCGCCTTTGAACGTATGGATGGCGGTAAGATTACCAGTGTAACGATTGCACAGGACAAAGCGTTTACGGCTGCAGCAGCGCGTAAAGCAACTCACGAGTATAACGCCGCATGTACGCCGGGCTCTCTCGTGTTTGGTATTCATACTTCTATGGGTGGTCGTCTATGTGTAGTAGGCGGTGGATATCCGGTAGAGATTGATGGACAGGTTGTGGGTGGTATCGGTTTAAGTTCCGGTACCCCGATGCAAGATATGGAGTGTGCGCAAGCCGGACTTGAGTATTGGCTTGCAAACCGTGGAGCGTAA
- a CDS encoding FAD-linked oxidase C-terminal domain-containing protein — MEALNQTSRLATRQRLAKQFSSIIDPHYVISDSETLKPYECDGLSAYCEEALLVVLPETVEQAQQVLKVCHSEGVPVVARGAGTGLCAGAMPHGDGVVLSMAKFNQILEIDTDARAARVQPGVRNLAISEAAGEFGLYYGPDPSSQIACTIGGNVAENSGGVHCLKYGLTVHNLLSIQFLTMEGELLTIGSEGLDSCGMDLMALFTGSEGLLGVVTEVRVKLLPKPERAQVVVAGFDSVPKAGDAVGRIIAEGIIPGGLEMMDGFAIQAAEDFAKAGYPLDAQALLLCEVDGTDEEVSEHIAAVESLFRRLGATSVRTSQSEEERARLWAGRKSAFPAVGRISPDYYCMDGTIPRGQLTHVLLEMQKMSDYYGLRVANVFHAGDGNLHPLILFDANVPGELERTEEFGGKILELCVEVGGCITGEHGVGYEKLRQMPAQFNDAEIAQFHKVKRAFDANELLNPGKGIPTLRSCQEYRSLDMNITPNAAVQQTAEGHSHD; from the coding sequence ATGGAAGCATTGAACCAAACTAGCCGTTTAGCAACGCGTCAGCGATTGGCTAAGCAGTTTAGTTCGATCATTGATCCACATTATGTCATCAGTGATTCAGAGACCCTGAAGCCTTATGAGTGTGATGGACTTTCAGCTTACTGCGAAGAGGCACTGTTGGTTGTTCTGCCAGAGACGGTAGAGCAGGCGCAGCAGGTATTAAAAGTGTGTCACTCTGAGGGTGTGCCAGTCGTGGCGCGCGGTGCAGGTACCGGTTTGTGTGCTGGGGCCATGCCACATGGTGATGGTGTTGTACTCTCCATGGCAAAGTTCAATCAGATTCTTGAGATTGATACCGATGCTCGAGCTGCTCGTGTGCAGCCGGGTGTGCGTAACCTTGCCATCAGTGAAGCGGCGGGTGAGTTTGGTCTCTACTACGGTCCAGATCCATCCTCACAGATCGCTTGTACGATTGGCGGTAACGTTGCTGAAAACTCAGGTGGTGTTCACTGTCTGAAGTACGGTCTTACTGTTCATAACCTGCTTAGCATTCAATTTCTAACCATGGAGGGCGAGCTGCTCACGATTGGTTCTGAGGGATTGGATAGCTGTGGTATGGACCTTATGGCGCTGTTTACTGGCTCTGAGGGTCTTTTGGGTGTGGTAACCGAGGTTAGGGTTAAGTTGCTCCCTAAACCAGAGCGCGCTCAGGTGGTTGTGGCAGGTTTTGATTCTGTTCCTAAAGCGGGTGATGCTGTTGGTCGTATTATTGCTGAGGGGATTATCCCTGGCGGCCTTGAGATGATGGATGGCTTTGCGATTCAAGCTGCTGAAGATTTTGCTAAAGCTGGTTATCCCCTGGATGCTCAAGCACTTTTGCTATGTGAGGTTGATGGTACGGATGAAGAGGTATCGGAACACATTGCAGCAGTTGAGAGTCTATTCCGTCGATTAGGGGCAACCTCTGTACGTACATCGCAGAGTGAAGAGGAGCGAGCGCGTCTATGGGCGGGCCGAAAATCAGCATTCCCAGCGGTGGGTCGTATCTCACCAGACTACTACTGTATGGATGGCACGATTCCACGTGGCCAGCTTACCCATGTGTTGTTAGAGATGCAGAAGATGTCTGATTATTACGGTCTTCGCGTGGCGAACGTATTCCACGCTGGCGACGGTAACCTCCATCCTCTGATTCTATTTGATGCAAACGTACCGGGTGAACTCGAGCGAACTGAGGAGTTTGGCGGGAAGATTCTTGAGCTATGTGTTGAAGTTGGTGGCTGTATCACCGGTGAGCATGGTGTCGGCTACGAAAAGCTTCGTCAGATGCCTGCGCAGTTCAACGATGCAGAGATTGCACAGTTCCATAAAGTTAAACGTGCATTTGACGCTAACGAGCTGCTCAACCCAGGTAAAGGTATTCCGACGCTTCGAAGCTGTCAGGAGTATCGCTCGCTTGATATGAACATTACGCCAAACGCGGCAGTACAACAGACTGCTGAGGGGCACTCACATGACTGA
- the glcE gene encoding glycolate oxidase subunit GlcE, producing the protein MTDLTQQIIEQVKDAQAANETIRIRGEGTKDFMGRAVEADRVLEVGGHSGIVNYQPVELVLTARAGTPLIELESALADEGQMLAFEPPRFGGKATLGGTLATNLSGPGRPWWGSVRDHVLGVNLINGEGERLRFGGQVMKNVAGYDMSRLQAGAFGALGVMTEISLKVLPKPATTRTLKFAMDQADAIAQMNKFSGQPKPITAAFWADGLLHVRLAGAGSAVDATAKSWGGEEIDSAEATKLWHKLQDRQLALFESDTLWRFSVRSNAEAFKLDGDSLINWGGAERWYSGDRDFAEMVKLAEAAGGQVSLYKGGDRQAEVMHPMAKPIEALQQRIKHSIDPNGLLNPGRAYSWL; encoded by the coding sequence ATGACTGATTTAACGCAACAGATTATTGAGCAGGTTAAAGATGCTCAGGCCGCGAATGAGACAATCAGAATTCGTGGTGAAGGTACCAAAGATTTCATGGGTCGTGCTGTTGAAGCAGACCGTGTTCTAGAGGTTGGTGGCCACAGCGGTATCGTGAACTATCAGCCTGTTGAGCTGGTTTTAACCGCACGGGCAGGCACTCCGTTGATTGAGCTTGAATCAGCTTTGGCTGATGAAGGGCAGATGCTTGCGTTTGAACCGCCTCGTTTTGGCGGTAAAGCGACATTAGGTGGTACTTTGGCTACCAACCTCTCTGGTCCTGGTCGCCCTTGGTGGGGTTCTGTACGTGACCATGTGTTGGGTGTGAATCTAATTAATGGTGAAGGCGAGCGCCTTCGCTTTGGTGGCCAGGTTATGAAGAACGTGGCGGGTTACGACATGTCTCGTCTTCAGGCTGGCGCTTTTGGTGCACTTGGTGTGATGACTGAGATCAGCCTTAAAGTTCTTCCAAAGCCAGCAACGACTCGCACTCTGAAGTTCGCTATGGATCAGGCAGATGCGATTGCACAGATGAATAAATTTTCTGGGCAGCCTAAGCCGATTACTGCCGCGTTTTGGGCTGATGGACTACTTCATGTTCGTCTAGCAGGTGCGGGTTCTGCTGTTGATGCTACCGCTAAGTCTTGGGGTGGCGAGGAGATAGATTCGGCTGAAGCCACTAAACTTTGGCACAAGCTTCAAGATCGTCAGCTGGCGCTTTTTGAGAGCGACACTCTGTGGCGTTTCTCTGTTCGCTCTAATGCCGAGGCGTTTAAGCTCGACGGCGACAGTCTTATCAACTGGGGCGGTGCAGAGCGCTGGTATAGCGGTGATCGTGATTTTGCTGAGATGGTCAAACTTGCTGAAGCAGCAGGTGGTCAGGTTTCGCTCTACAAAGGCGGTGATCGTCAGGCTGAAGTGATGCACCCGATGGCGAAGCCGATCGAAGCGCTACAGCAGCGTATTAAACACTCAATTGATCCAAATGGTCTGCTAAATCCAGGCCGTGCTTACAGCTGGTTGTAG
- the glcF gene encoding glycolate oxidase subunit GlcF, with amino-acid sequence MKTDIVQHYLATPEGQEAEDILRTCVHCGFCTATCPTYQELNDERDGPRGRIYLIKQLLETDEVTEKTRTHLDRCLTCRSCETTCPSGVQYGRLIDIGRGIVEKKLDRPIGEKMLRWGLRQVLPYPNRFGPLLKIGQVFKPIVPGALGKKIPTKRTASPWPAERHARVMMALAGCAQPSAAPNTNAATARVLDKLGITLVEAPQAGCCGAVNYHLSAHEAGLNQMRQNIDAWWPAIEAGCEAIVMTASGCGAMVQDYGHLLRDDPAYAEKAKRVSELTKDIGEILLNEDLSPLAPNTGSEKIAFHCPCTLQHAMKQSGVVEKVLARVGYDLAKTKDKHLCCGSAGTYSILQPEISQKLLANKVKALTIDEPTQIVTANIGCQLHIETASPVPVNHWIELLDR; translated from the coding sequence ATGAAAACGGATATCGTTCAACACTACTTGGCAACACCAGAAGGGCAGGAAGCGGAAGATATTCTGCGTACCTGTGTCCATTGTGGCTTCTGTACAGCAACCTGTCCTACCTACCAAGAGCTTAACGATGAGCGAGATGGCCCGCGTGGGCGTATCTATCTCATTAAACAGCTGCTTGAAACTGACGAAGTGACTGAGAAGACTCGTACGCACCTTGATCGCTGTTTGACTTGTCGTAGCTGTGAAACAACCTGTCCATCAGGGGTTCAATATGGTCGCCTTATTGATATCGGTCGTGGCATCGTTGAGAAGAAACTGGATCGCCCAATTGGTGAAAAGATGTTGCGTTGGGGGCTGCGCCAAGTGCTTCCGTACCCAAACCGTTTTGGACCTTTGCTCAAGATTGGACAGGTGTTTAAACCTATAGTTCCAGGTGCTTTAGGTAAGAAGATTCCTACCAAGCGTACCGCTTCACCTTGGCCGGCAGAGCGTCATGCGCGTGTCATGATGGCCTTGGCGGGTTGTGCACAACCGAGTGCGGCACCCAATACCAACGCGGCTACTGCGCGGGTTTTGGATAAGCTTGGAATTACTCTTGTTGAAGCGCCACAAGCGGGTTGTTGCGGTGCTGTGAATTATCACCTCTCTGCTCATGAGGCAGGACTCAACCAGATGCGTCAGAATATTGATGCATGGTGGCCAGCCATTGAAGCGGGTTGCGAGGCGATAGTTATGACAGCTTCAGGTTGTGGTGCCATGGTGCAGGATTATGGCCATCTGTTACGTGATGACCCAGCTTATGCAGAGAAAGCCAAGCGTGTGAGCGAGTTGACCAAAGATATTGGTGAGATTCTTCTTAATGAGGATCTTTCGCCGCTTGCCCCCAATACTGGCAGCGAAAAGATCGCTTTCCACTGCCCATGTACACTTCAGCACGCTATGAAGCAGAGTGGCGTGGTTGAGAAGGTGTTAGCGCGTGTCGGATATGATCTTGCTAAAACTAAGGATAAGCACCTCTGTTGTGGATCGGCGGGTACCTACTCGATTTTGCAGCCAGAGATTAGCCAGAAGCTTTTGGCTAACAAAGTGAAAGCGCTGACTATCGATGAACCTACTCAAATCGTGACAGCTAATATCGGTTGTCAGCTTCACATCGAGACAGCTTCACCTGTTCCTGTTAATCACTGGATAGAGCTACTCGATCGTTAG
- a CDS encoding MFS transporter, whose protein sequence is MTHTSLLRTPLFVKFLLGQISSQLAIQMLLVGLGWQVYLITESAMALGWVGLARYLPQLILTLHAGSVADRFNRVKIIMWGRGITIIAMLMLSYTSYTNSINEYVIYFACVLLGIAQTYNMPASQAIVPNLVSRANHAQAQTITASGREATTIIGPALGGVIYIFGSETLYFLCSLVSLLSVLTFAGLIESQPERLQSNAKKNALFDGFRFVWRNQLIFGSLLLDTLAVLIGSVTALLPMIARDILETDSVGLGLLRSAPAVGAVLMSLLIARYPIKRNSGRILYYAVGVFGLATIVFGFSDQLWLSLAMLFLLGSADMVSVIIRATWVQDETPDEMRGRVSAVNALFISTSNELGEFESGLAAAWIGAVPSILLGGVGTLLMVAIWIPLFPSLWNRDHLVNPETEESR, encoded by the coding sequence ATGACCCATACATCTCTGTTACGAACACCTCTTTTTGTTAAGTTCTTACTCGGACAGATAAGCTCTCAACTTGCGATTCAAATGCTACTTGTCGGGCTCGGCTGGCAGGTCTATTTAATTACTGAAAGTGCGATGGCGCTAGGCTGGGTTGGTCTAGCGAGATACCTACCTCAACTAATATTGACCCTTCATGCGGGATCAGTAGCCGACCGTTTCAATCGCGTTAAGATCATAATGTGGGGGCGCGGCATCACCATCATTGCGATGCTGATGCTCAGTTATACGAGCTACACCAACTCAATTAATGAGTATGTGATCTACTTTGCCTGTGTACTCTTAGGTATCGCCCAGACCTATAACATGCCAGCCTCACAAGCCATTGTTCCCAATCTGGTATCACGTGCCAACCATGCCCAAGCGCAGACAATTACCGCCTCTGGACGAGAAGCTACGACTATTATCGGCCCAGCTCTGGGCGGTGTTATCTACATCTTTGGCTCTGAAACGCTCTACTTTTTATGTTCACTTGTATCCCTACTATCTGTTTTAACCTTTGCAGGACTTATCGAATCTCAACCTGAACGTCTTCAGAGCAACGCTAAAAAGAACGCGTTATTTGATGGCTTCAGATTTGTATGGCGCAACCAGCTGATTTTCGGCTCGCTGCTTTTGGACACACTTGCTGTACTGATCGGCAGTGTTACTGCCCTACTGCCAATGATTGCGCGCGATATTCTTGAAACAGATTCAGTGGGACTAGGTCTCCTTCGAAGTGCGCCTGCGGTAGGTGCAGTCTTGATGTCATTGCTAATCGCGCGATATCCAATCAAACGTAACTCAGGTCGCATTCTCTACTACGCTGTTGGCGTTTTTGGCTTAGCAACAATTGTTTTTGGCTTCTCAGATCAACTTTGGTTATCACTAGCCATGCTCTTTTTGCTTGGCTCTGCAGATATGGTCAGTGTGATTATTCGCGCTACCTGGGTGCAAGATGAGACACCTGACGAGATGCGTGGCCGAGTAAGCGCTGTAAATGCGCTATTTATCTCTACATCGAATGAACTGGGTGAATTTGAATCAGGTTTAGCAGCCGCTTGGATCGGTGCCGTTCCATCCATTCTTCTCGGAGGCGTTGGCACCCTTTTGATGGTCGCTATTTGGATTCCGCTCTTCCCCAGTCTCTGGAATAGAGACCACTTGGTCAATCCAGAGACTGAAGAGTCACGTTAG
- a CDS encoding trimeric intracellular cation channel family protein translates to MFENLLFTAELLGTVVFAITGALAATGKRIDIFGVIVLGVVTALGGGTVRDLTISPNPTFWLEDTRYLWTAVIASLSTFILARYLRYPRRLLLILDAAGLSLFAIIGAQKAQMLGYEPVIVVMMACITGVVGGLIRDVLTNETPMVLGGGDGELYATCTILGASVLVLGQSHINPVMLTYIAMAVIFITRLAAIFGNLRLPKFIDAGHRLESNEEARNTRSDSDK, encoded by the coding sequence GTGTTCGAAAATCTACTTTTTACAGCAGAGCTTTTAGGTACCGTGGTGTTTGCAATAACTGGCGCCTTAGCTGCGACCGGTAAACGCATCGATATTTTCGGAGTCATAGTGCTTGGGGTGGTCACTGCACTGGGTGGCGGTACTGTACGAGACCTTACCATCTCCCCTAACCCAACTTTTTGGCTAGAAGACACACGCTATCTTTGGACAGCAGTTATCGCTTCGCTGTCGACCTTTATCCTGGCACGATACCTTCGCTACCCGAGACGTCTACTTCTCATACTCGATGCTGCCGGGCTGTCTCTATTTGCGATTATTGGTGCGCAAAAAGCGCAGATGCTCGGATATGAGCCGGTTATTGTAGTAATGATGGCGTGTATCACTGGTGTAGTGGGTGGATTGATTCGTGACGTACTAACAAACGAAACCCCAATGGTACTTGGTGGCGGAGATGGCGAACTCTATGCAACCTGCACCATTCTAGGTGCATCAGTTTTAGTCTTGGGTCAGAGCCACATCAACCCTGTTATGCTCACCTACATCGCAATGGCAGTCATATTTATAACTCGATTAGCTGCCATTTTCGGCAACCTTCGATTACCTAAATTCATTGATGCCGGACATAGACTTGAGAGTAACGAAGAGGCTCGTAACACCCGCTCGGACAGCGATAAATGA
- a CDS encoding phosphomannomutase, with amino-acid sequence MQFKISEAGVKFGTSGVRGLVTDLTDRVCYGFAKAFWQACGEGEVVVVGHDLRPSSPEITQAVIAALSAEGLRVIYVGALATPAIAYYAATFNAPAVVVTGSHIPFDRNGIKFYNAKGEIGKREEQAIATATVDVPEAISLKALPAIDAGAEQAYLARYLDFFGSDLCDGLRVAIYQHSSVARDLIAKLFEQMGAEVIALGRTEQFVPIDTEAVRAEDRKQAKVWAKEGDFDLLVSTDGDADRPLIGDERGDFLRGDIVGVLTAYFLGADTVVTPVSSNTALEKSNWFKETLRTQIGSPYVIAGMEQAEGVVAGFEANGGFLLGSDLSINGNLLSALPTRDAILPMLAIIALAIQHETPVSRLTKLLPARFTASDRIPEIPTAWSQELLAKLNAGDVHFSSLVEGEQSGIQTVDQTDGYRVTFTSGNVVHLRPSGNAPELRCYAESDNESTAEALCAGTLNCVAELYKSSI; translated from the coding sequence ATGCAATTTAAGATTTCAGAAGCGGGTGTAAAATTTGGTACCTCGGGTGTGCGAGGGTTGGTTACGGATCTAACTGATCGCGTCTGCTATGGCTTTGCTAAGGCGTTTTGGCAGGCCTGTGGTGAGGGGGAAGTCGTCGTTGTTGGGCACGATTTGCGCCCTTCAAGCCCTGAAATAACACAGGCTGTCATTGCAGCGCTATCTGCTGAAGGATTGCGTGTTATCTATGTTGGTGCGCTTGCAACCCCTGCAATTGCATACTATGCGGCTACGTTTAATGCCCCAGCGGTTGTAGTAACAGGTAGCCATATTCCATTCGATCGTAACGGCATCAAGTTCTACAACGCTAAAGGCGAAATAGGTAAGCGCGAAGAGCAGGCTATTGCGACCGCAACTGTTGATGTTCCTGAAGCGATCTCCTTGAAAGCGCTTCCTGCTATCGATGCTGGTGCAGAACAAGCCTATTTGGCTCGCTATCTCGACTTCTTTGGATCAGATCTTTGTGATGGGTTACGAGTTGCTATATACCAGCATTCAAGTGTTGCACGAGATTTAATTGCCAAGCTATTTGAACAGATGGGTGCTGAAGTTATAGCCCTTGGTAGAACAGAACAGTTTGTCCCTATTGATACAGAGGCGGTGCGAGCAGAAGATCGTAAACAGGCTAAAGTATGGGCCAAAGAGGGTGACTTCGATCTGCTCGTCTCTACCGATGGTGATGCGGATCGTCCTCTTATCGGTGATGAGCGAGGAGATTTTTTACGCGGTGATATCGTCGGTGTCTTAACGGCTTACTTCTTAGGTGCGGATACTGTTGTAACCCCTGTGAGTAGTAACACAGCGCTTGAGAAATCTAACTGGTTTAAAGAGACGCTACGTACGCAGATTGGCTCTCCTTATGTGATAGCGGGTATGGAGCAGGCCGAAGGGGTAGTGGCAGGTTTCGAAGCGAATGGTGGCTTTTTGCTTGGCTCAGATTTGAGTATCAATGGTAATTTACTCAGCGCACTGCCTACGCGTGATGCGATACTGCCAATGCTAGCCATTATCGCACTCGCTATTCAACATGAGACACCTGTTAGTCGACTGACTAAGTTACTGCCGGCGCGTTTTACAGCAAGTGATCGTATCCCAGAAATTCCTACTGCGTGGAGTCAAGAGCTGCTTGCAAAGCTTAATGCAGGTGATGTTCATTTTAGCTCTCTTGTAGAGGGTGAGCAGAGTGGCATTCAAACGGTTGACCAGACCGATGGCTACCGAGTTACATTCACTTCTGGAAATGTGGTGCATCTTCGCCCGTCGGGCAATGCCCCTGAGCTGCGTTGTTACGCGGAGAGTGATAACGAATCAACTGCTGAAGCCCTTTGCGCAGGCACTCTAAACTGTGTTGCTGAGCTTTATAAATCCAGTATTTAA
- the otnI gene encoding 2-oxo-tetronate isomerase — protein sequence MLKFAANLSMMFNEVEFTERFARAANAGFEQVEYLFPYEYSASEIRSRLDNAGLTQALFNASAGDWESGQRGFAAVVGTEDQFRSTIEEALTYAEVLGNERIHVMSGIPPENQAPEASLECYLNNLQWATEQAQSVGVRLMIEPINNRDMPGYFMNHPDLAIKVLEQLNSPNVALQFDFYHTQIICGDIETRLKAYWSYIDHIQIASVPSRNEPDRGELNFDYLFKLLEAKGYKGFVGCEYRPAGDTEAGLGWFKNLRVNSHG from the coding sequence GTGCTTAAATTTGCTGCAAACCTTTCGATGATGTTTAACGAAGTTGAGTTCACGGAACGGTTCGCTCGTGCGGCAAATGCCGGCTTTGAACAGGTTGAGTACCTGTTTCCTTATGAATACTCAGCGAGTGAGATTAGGTCTCGTTTAGATAACGCGGGTTTAACGCAGGCGCTATTCAATGCAAGTGCGGGCGATTGGGAATCGGGTCAGCGCGGGTTTGCGGCGGTTGTTGGTACTGAAGATCAGTTTCGCTCAACCATTGAGGAGGCTTTAACTTATGCTGAGGTACTGGGTAATGAGCGTATCCATGTTATGTCGGGCATCCCTCCAGAAAATCAGGCTCCAGAGGCATCTTTAGAGTGCTACCTAAATAATCTGCAGTGGGCAACTGAGCAGGCTCAATCAGTTGGTGTGCGTCTGATGATAGAGCCTATAAATAACCGCGACATGCCTGGTTATTTTATGAATCACCCAGACTTAGCTATCAAGGTGCTTGAACAGTTAAATAGTCCAAATGTAGCGCTACAGTTCGATTTTTATCACACGCAGATTATCTGTGGCGATATCGAGACACGCCTCAAAGCCTACTGGTCATATATTGATCATATTCAAATCGCATCTGTGCCATCGCGCAATGAGCCAGACAGGGGAGAGCTTAACTTTGACTACCTGTTCAAGTTGCTTGAAGCAAAAGGGTATAAGGGCTTCGTCGGATGTGAGTACCGGCCTGCTGGTGATACTGAAGCAGGATTAGGTTGGTTCAAAAATCTTAGAGTGAACAGTCATGGCTAA
- a CDS encoding 2-hydroxyacid dehydrogenase has translation MAKVKALQIAGLSKDLQGWLAELVDLTVLHKQPDREQFLKEQGQQFEIVITNAGRGCSEALMAALPNLRVIFGWGVGYDKVDLPAAKSRNIAVTNTPDVLNECVADMTLAMILTQARQLIESERWLRADQWAATGQTPMGRKVTGKNLGIVGLGRIGVEVAKRAEAFSMPIRYHNRSPRQDVNYPYESSLLELARWSDYLVLLCPGGPETDGLIGREVLTALGKSSVLINIARGSVVDQDVLVEMLLAGEVGGAALDVFTDEPNYPKELLELSSVVMFPHIGSATEETRTAMSRLVADNLENYLKTGELLTPVEF, from the coding sequence ATGGCTAAAGTTAAAGCACTGCAAATTGCTGGGTTAAGTAAAGATCTGCAAGGCTGGTTGGCAGAGCTTGTAGATCTCACAGTGCTGCATAAACAACCTGATAGAGAGCAGTTTCTTAAAGAGCAGGGTCAGCAGTTTGAAATAGTCATTACCAATGCTGGGCGTGGTTGTTCTGAGGCACTCATGGCAGCACTGCCTAATCTTAGGGTGATATTTGGTTGGGGTGTTGGTTACGACAAAGTAGACCTCCCCGCCGCCAAGAGCCGAAACATTGCCGTTACAAACACACCCGATGTTCTGAATGAGTGTGTTGCTGATATGACCCTGGCCATGATTTTGACGCAAGCGCGCCAATTGATTGAGTCAGAACGTTGGCTACGTGCAGATCAGTGGGCTGCCACAGGCCAAACACCTATGGGGCGCAAGGTGACGGGTAAAAATCTTGGAATTGTTGGTCTGGGTCGTATAGGGGTTGAAGTTGCTAAGCGCGCAGAGGCCTTCTCTATGCCTATTCGATATCACAATCGCTCGCCACGCCAAGATGTTAATTATCCCTATGAGAGCTCGCTCCTAGAGTTAGCTAGATGGAGTGACTACCTTGTTCTGCTCTGTCCGGGTGGTCCTGAAACAGATGGTTTGATTGGTCGAGAGGTTCTTACAGCGCTTGGTAAGAGTTCAGTTCTAATCAATATCGCTAGGGGATCTGTGGTTGATCAAGATGTGTTGGTCGAAATGCTACTAGCAGGAGAGGTTGGCGGTGCGGCACTGGATGTATTTACTGATGAGCCAAACTACCCGAAAGAGTTGCTAGAGCTAAGCTCTGTGGTGATGTTTCCACATATAGGAAGTGCAACTGAAGAGACCCGTACAGCGATGTCGCGTTTAGTAGCGGATAATTTGGAGAACTATCTTAAAACCGGCGAACTGTTAACGCCTGTCGAGTTTTAG